One Methanomassiliicoccales archaeon genomic window carries:
- a CDS encoding threonine--tRNA ligase: MKVLYIHADHMEFEVKKPTPMAEEISEHEKKGRFEEVLVVFAAVEKNDEGKVEKVAAQAAGDILQTVEKVNAERVLVYPYAHLSSELSDPETGKELLKRLHNLLIERGIEAYRAPFGWYKAFRISCKGHPLSELSRHILAEEEKQVIKGEESFLVLTPDGSEYAPQDFEGGSLCFRAMLEKEALKKETQLVGEPKYLRLCRKFGIQWEALSDVGHMAFNPIGALMFDLVAEYSFQIVNDLGIPVYTIRGTNMFSLDEPAVREHAKLFGDRLYVIKGEKKDFVMRYAACHQQFAMMRNWNISYRNLPYGAFEVADSYRLEQSGETMLCFRTRRMNMPDLHVICRDLREAKEWFSKLDARIYEEAAKLGRDYEMLVNFSSKEAYEANKDLILELLNKHNKPALLHFYPEGINYYWTVNIEYHILDSMGRAREIGTVQIDVGNAKRFGIEYVDEEGKKRYPVILHTAIIGTIERYLYMLLDTAVLRENEGGIGCLPVWVTPEQVRILTVNERHVERARELARKMSNKEIRVGIDDRGETVNKKVREAKQDWVSYVIVIGDKELSSDTLTIYERATNKNIVMSTDDFIQKIKKEIEGKPFRPMYLPIEMSKRINF, from the coding sequence ATGAAAGTTCTTTACATTCACGCAGATCACATGGAATTCGAAGTCAAGAAACCAACCCCGATGGCAGAAGAGATCTCAGAGCACGAGAAAAAAGGTCGCTTTGAAGAAGTTCTCGTCGTTTTCGCTGCCGTTGAAAAAAATGATGAGGGTAAAGTTGAAAAAGTTGCGGCGCAAGCCGCTGGGGATATTCTTCAGACGGTTGAGAAGGTGAACGCAGAGCGCGTTCTCGTCTATCCCTATGCTCACCTCAGTTCTGAACTTTCTGATCCCGAAACAGGCAAGGAACTACTGAAGCGCCTACATAATTTATTGATCGAAAGGGGTATTGAGGCCTACAGAGCCCCATTTGGATGGTATAAGGCATTCAGGATCAGTTGCAAGGGTCATCCACTTTCTGAATTATCACGACATATCCTGGCAGAAGAGGAAAAACAAGTCATCAAAGGTGAGGAAAGCTTTCTTGTCCTTACCCCCGATGGCAGCGAATATGCTCCACAGGATTTTGAGGGCGGATCACTATGCTTCAGGGCGATGCTGGAAAAGGAGGCTTTGAAAAAGGAAACGCAACTAGTTGGAGAGCCGAAATATCTGAGGCTTTGCAGGAAATTTGGAATACAGTGGGAAGCTCTGAGCGACGTAGGCCACATGGCATTTAATCCGATCGGTGCACTGATGTTTGATCTTGTCGCTGAATATTCGTTCCAGATCGTCAATGATCTCGGCATCCCAGTCTACACAATAAGAGGAACAAACATGTTCAGCCTCGATGAACCCGCCGTTAGAGAGCACGCAAAGCTTTTTGGAGATCGACTTTACGTGATCAAGGGGGAGAAAAAAGATTTTGTGATGCGATACGCAGCGTGCCACCAACAATTTGCGATGATGCGTAACTGGAACATCAGTTACAGGAATTTGCCATATGGTGCGTTTGAAGTTGCCGATTCATATAGGCTTGAACAGTCTGGCGAAACGATGCTTTGCTTCAGAACACGAAGAATGAACATGCCAGACTTGCATGTCATCTGCCGCGATCTTCGCGAAGCGAAAGAATGGTTTAGCAAACTTGATGCTAGGATTTACGAAGAAGCGGCGAAGCTCGGTCGCGATTATGAGATGCTGGTCAATTTTTCCTCAAAGGAAGCATATGAAGCAAACAAAGACCTCATTCTTGAACTACTCAACAAACACAACAAACCCGCGCTGCTTCATTTCTATCCAGAAGGAATAAACTATTACTGGACAGTCAATATTGAATACCATATCCTTGACTCAATGGGAAGAGCGAGAGAGATTGGTACTGTTCAGATCGATGTTGGCAACGCGAAGCGTTTCGGCATTGAATACGTCGATGAGGAGGGGAAAAAGCGATATCCTGTCATCCTCCACACCGCGATCATAGGGACGATTGAAAGGTACCTCTATATGTTGCTTGACACGGCTGTGTTGAGAGAGAACGAGGGGGGCATAGGATGCTTGCCCGTGTGGGTCACACCAGAGCAAGTGAGAATACTCACGGTCAACGAAAGACATGTTGAGAGGGCACGGGAGCTTGCAAGAAAAATGAGTAATAAGGAAATCAGAGTAGGGATTGATGATCGTGGCGAGACAGTGAACAAAAAAGTGAGGGAGGCGAAACAAGACTGGGTTTCCTATGTGATTGTGATAGGTGACAAAGAGCTTTCGTCAGACACACTCACGATCTACGAGAGGGCGACAAATAAGAATATCGTGATGAGTACTGATGACTTCATTCAGAAAATCAAGAAAGAAATCGAAGGTAAACCGTTCCGACCGATGTATTTACCGATCGAAATGAGTAAGCGCATCAATTTCTAA
- a CDS encoding isocitrate/isopropylmalate dehydrogenase family protein → MFRIAVIPGDGIGPEVIGEGLKVMRVLEETGSLKLDTVQLDIGATRYLQTGKTLTDEDLDILVKQDAIYFGAVGDPRVKPGILERGIILAMRSYFDQYINLRPVRSWINQGRLKLTRPFNIVFLRENTEDFYLGAGGVISKKSQNISIVVKRSLYKLDLNLAASCPGDDDFAFEIGLLSRRGVRRFAEYAIDYAKSRGETKITVVDKANVCTALYGLWREVFDSVAEEKGIDIEYMYVDAMSQALVRNPEKFHVVATPNMFGDILTDLGAEIQGSLGLAASGNINPKGVSMFEPVHGSAPDIAGRGIANPIGAILAAKLMLEHFGCWNMARRVEEAVERTMEEGIVTPDLGGRSRTKEVGDAIVNYLMKH, encoded by the coding sequence ATGTTCAGAATTGCGGTGATCCCAGGAGATGGCATCGGTCCCGAAGTTATTGGAGAAGGACTTAAGGTAATGCGTGTTCTCGAGGAAACTGGCTCACTCAAGCTTGACACAGTGCAGTTGGATATCGGGGCTACGAGATATCTTCAGACTGGGAAGACTCTGACGGATGAGGACCTTGATATCCTCGTTAAGCAGGACGCCATTTACTTTGGAGCTGTCGGGGATCCGCGTGTCAAACCAGGTATCCTAGAAAGGGGCATCATCTTGGCTATGCGCTCCTATTTCGATCAATATATTAATTTGCGCCCCGTAAGATCCTGGATCAATCAGGGTCGATTGAAATTGACGAGGCCTTTCAATATTGTCTTTTTGAGGGAGAATACCGAAGATTTTTACTTAGGGGCCGGCGGCGTGATCTCAAAAAAAAGTCAGAATATATCAATTGTTGTCAAACGGAGCCTCTATAAACTCGATTTGAATCTGGCGGCTTCCTGTCCTGGCGACGATGATTTTGCATTTGAAATCGGTCTCCTTTCGAGGAGGGGAGTGAGGCGATTCGCCGAATATGCGATAGATTATGCGAAATCGCGAGGGGAAACGAAGATCACGGTTGTTGATAAAGCGAATGTCTGTACGGCCCTCTATGGCCTTTGGAGAGAGGTTTTTGATTCGGTTGCAGAAGAAAAGGGTATTGATATCGAATATATGTACGTCGATGCGATGAGCCAAGCGCTTGTCCGGAATCCCGAGAAGTTCCATGTTGTTGCAACTCCCAATATGTTTGGGGACATTCTGACAGACCTCGGTGCGGAAATCCAGGGGAGTCTGGGACTGGCAGCTAGTGGAAATATCAATCCAAAGGGTGTTTCGATGTTCGAGCCAGTTCATGGAAGCGCACCCGATATCGCCGGTCGTGGGATAGCAAACCCGATCGGGGCAATACTTGCTGCGAAGCTGATGCTCGAGCACTTCGGATGTTGGAACATGGCTAGGCGTGTGGAAGAGGCCGTCGAGCGCACAATGGAAGAAGGGATCGTCACGCCCGATCTGGGGGGCAGATCAAGAACAAAGGAAGTCGGTGATGCGATTGTTAATTATCTGATGAAACACTGA
- a CDS encoding 3-isopropylmalate dehydratase, producing the protein MQSIRGRVWKFGDHVDTDQIIPAERLTSDNIERLGHFIFEKVRPGFASAVKNGDIIVAGRNFGCGSSREHAPRALKQAGISCVIAESFARIFFRNSINVGLIPIECHVDAEEGDIVNVLLEEGIIIDERSGQKFYFHRYPPFISELIKAGGLIAKVRERKKCSELR; encoded by the coding sequence ATGCAATCAATCAGAGGACGTGTCTGGAAATTTGGTGATCATGTCGATACTGATCAGATTATCCCTGCTGAACGCCTGACCAGCGACAATATCGAGCGACTCGGTCACTTTATCTTTGAAAAAGTTAGGCCTGGATTCGCGTCGGCAGTCAAGAATGGTGATATAATTGTTGCTGGACGCAATTTTGGATGTGGTTCAAGTAGGGAGCACGCACCAAGGGCGCTCAAGCAAGCTGGAATATCATGTGTCATCGCGGAAAGTTTTGCAAGGATATTTTTCAGAAACTCAATTAATGTAGGACTCATTCCAATTGAATGTCATGTTGACGCCGAGGAAGGTGATATCGTAAACGTGCTTCTAGAAGAAGGAATAATCATCGATGAACGGAGCGGCCAAAAGTTCTATTTCCACAGATACCCGCCTTTTATTAGCGAACTGATCAAAGCTGGCGGATTGATTGCGAAAGTGAGGGAGAGAAAAAAATGTTCAGAATTGCGGTGA
- a CDS encoding 3-isopropylmalate dehydratase large subunit encodes MTKVAEGQGKTISEKILSLKSSTDAYAGDFVEAEIDYVMVNDVTGPIAFREFESIGCEPLRDKIVLIPDHFVPNKDVPSAEQAAEMRRFARKYGILNYYEVGRGGVCHQVMVDEGFVAPGRLIVGADSHTCTYGALGAFSTGIGSTEAAACFAEGRLWFRVPNSILIQLEGRLSGFATGKDLILSIIRDIGVDGANYMTLEFSGNGARSLKISDRLTVSNMSVEAGAKAGIFCPDESVFSYLKGRVRGGYSPVMPDEGASYKSEMFYDLGSIDCMVALPHSPGNVRPVRDVDVEIDQAFLGSCTNGRIEDLRIAASILKGKKVHPSVRMIVVPASTRVYHQALEEGLLEIFVNAGAFISGPTCAACLGGHMGVLASGERCVSSTNRNFIGRMGHRNSEVYLASPAVVAASAVTGKITHPDDVV; translated from the coding sequence GTGACGAAGGTAGCCGAAGGACAGGGAAAGACAATCTCTGAAAAGATCCTTTCTCTCAAGTCCTCAACTGATGCCTACGCAGGAGATTTCGTTGAAGCAGAGATCGATTACGTCATGGTTAATGATGTTACAGGACCTATCGCTTTCAGGGAATTCGAGTCGATAGGATGTGAGCCCCTGAGGGATAAAATCGTCCTGATCCCAGATCATTTCGTCCCTAACAAAGATGTTCCTTCTGCTGAACAGGCGGCAGAAATGAGGCGTTTCGCAAGAAAATACGGCATCCTCAATTACTACGAAGTCGGGAGGGGGGGTGTTTGTCATCAGGTTATGGTTGACGAGGGATTTGTCGCGCCTGGTCGACTCATAGTCGGCGCCGATTCTCATACATGCACTTACGGCGCACTCGGCGCGTTTTCGACTGGTATCGGCAGCACAGAAGCCGCAGCTTGTTTTGCAGAGGGTAGACTCTGGTTTCGCGTGCCAAATTCAATATTAATCCAGCTTGAAGGACGCTTGAGCGGTTTTGCAACAGGAAAAGATCTCATCCTTAGCATTATCCGAGACATCGGGGTTGACGGCGCAAATTACATGACCTTGGAGTTTTCTGGAAATGGTGCGCGATCTCTTAAGATTTCAGACAGATTGACCGTATCGAATATGTCAGTTGAGGCAGGTGCGAAAGCAGGTATTTTTTGTCCAGATGAAAGCGTTTTCAGTTACCTCAAAGGAAGAGTGAGAGGAGGTTACTCGCCTGTAATGCCTGATGAAGGCGCGAGTTATAAGTCTGAAATGTTTTACGATTTAGGTAGTATCGATTGCATGGTTGCATTGCCACATTCTCCTGGCAACGTCAGACCTGTCAGGGATGTTGATGTGGAAATCGATCAAGCATTTCTCGGTTCATGCACAAACGGCAGGATTGAAGACCTAAGGATAGCCGCATCGATCCTCAAGGGAAAGAAAGTTCATCCTTCAGTAAGGATGATCGTTGTTCCAGCGAGCACAAGGGTATATCACCAGGCTCTCGAAGAGGGTCTATTGGAGATTTTCGTCAATGCTGGTGCATTTATTTCCGGCCCCACATGTGCAGCTTGTCTTGGTGGGCACATGGGTGTTCTTGCGTCTGGCGAGCGTTGTGTGAGTTCGACGAATCGCAATTTTATCGGAAGGATGGGGCACAGGAATTCGGAGGTGTACCTAGCAAGTCCAGCTGTTGTCGCCGCAAGTGCCGTTACTGGGAAGATTACACATCCTGATGATGTGGTGTGA
- a CDS encoding 2-isopropylmalate synthase, with product MTSHQAAEGASYQMKRTSGLDRKKVYTSHFNVFATTDSIPPYVEIFDTTLRDGEQTPGVALSLEEKIRIAEALNDLGVDVIEAGFPVISEGEREAVKRIASMGLQSRICALSRTTFKDIDTVIDCGVDYVHTFIATSDVHLKYKLKMTREEVKARAVSAIEYAKAHGLTVEFSCEDATRTDLDFLREMHLAVQDAGVDKINLPDTVGVISPPAMERLVEEVMKFTRVPLSVHCHDDFGLSVANSIAAVRRGAKQVHVCVNGLGERAGNAALEEVVLGLMAFLNVRTNVDTRKIGYVSKTVSNLTGIPIPANKAIVGSNAFAHESGIHVHGVLGDPSTYEAFGPELVGMERSIVIGKHTGVHSVKEKLREYGVILSDDQVAQVVSEIKRLAESEKHVDDSELVALAYHIAGQRPDEERKVTLKEFAVFTGLNITPTAVVSIDVNGETRRGSEIGVGPIDAALKAIRQLVSEKISLLEYRLSAISGGSDALCEVGVKLQYNGERKLMSVGRSVGPDIVQTSVDAAIQAIDRLYTRIHKEGEARDEGSRRTGKDNL from the coding sequence ATGACTTCGCATCAAGCTGCTGAGGGCGCATCATATCAAATGAAGAGAACTTCGGGTCTGGATCGCAAAAAAGTGTATACAAGTCATTTTAATGTATTTGCAACGACGGATTCAATCCCTCCTTATGTTGAGATTTTTGACACAACGCTTAGAGATGGGGAACAAACACCTGGAGTTGCCCTTTCACTCGAGGAGAAAATAAGAATCGCTGAAGCGCTTAACGACTTAGGCGTTGATGTCATTGAGGCGGGTTTTCCAGTCATTTCCGAAGGGGAAAGGGAAGCTGTCAAGCGGATTGCTTCAATGGGCCTTCAGTCACGAATTTGTGCTCTCTCTAGAACAACTTTTAAGGATATCGATACAGTCATCGATTGTGGCGTCGATTATGTCCATACATTCATCGCCACTTCAGATGTGCATCTGAAGTATAAATTGAAGATGACAAGGGAAGAGGTAAAGGCTCGAGCGGTCAGCGCAATTGAATACGCAAAGGCACACGGTTTGACCGTCGAGTTTTCTTGCGAAGATGCGACGAGGACTGACCTGGACTTCCTGAGAGAAATGCATCTCGCCGTGCAAGATGCGGGGGTCGATAAAATCAACCTACCCGATACTGTGGGTGTGATTTCGCCGCCGGCGATGGAACGTCTCGTGGAAGAAGTCATGAAATTCACACGTGTCCCTCTCAGCGTGCACTGCCATGATGATTTCGGTCTTTCAGTTGCAAACTCAATCGCAGCGGTGAGGCGTGGGGCAAAACAGGTGCACGTATGTGTTAATGGCCTCGGAGAAAGGGCTGGGAACGCTGCGCTAGAAGAGGTTGTTCTTGGCTTAATGGCGTTTCTTAATGTCAGAACAAACGTTGACACGAGGAAAATTGGTTATGTCTCTAAGACCGTCTCGAACCTGACTGGTATTCCGATCCCCGCGAACAAGGCGATTGTTGGAAGCAACGCCTTTGCACATGAATCTGGGATACATGTTCACGGGGTGCTCGGAGATCCCTCGACATACGAGGCATTCGGCCCCGAGCTCGTGGGTATGGAGCGATCAATAGTCATAGGGAAGCATACTGGTGTTCATTCTGTAAAGGAAAAACTTAGGGAATATGGTGTTATACTAAGTGATGACCAGGTTGCACAAGTCGTCAGCGAAATCAAGAGATTGGCGGAAAGTGAAAAACATGTCGACGACAGCGAACTCGTTGCGCTTGCATATCACATCGCAGGGCAGCGTCCTGATGAAGAGCGCAAAGTCACACTCAAGGAGTTTGCTGTATTTACGGGCCTCAACATTACACCAACAGCTGTTGTGAGCATCGATGTTAATGGAGAAACAAGGCGAGGGTCGGAGATCGGTGTTGGTCCAATTGACGCAGCCCTGAAGGCGATCAGGCAGCTGGTCAGTGAAAAAATCTCCCTCCTCGAATATCGGCTAAGTGCTATTAGTGGGGGAAGCGATGCCCTGTGTGAGGTCGGAGTAAAGCTGCAATACAATGGTGAAAGGAAATTGATGTCCGTGGGTAGGAGCGTTGGGCCAGATATCGTGCAAACAAGCGTTGATGCTGCAATTCAAGCGATTGATCGCTTATACACGCGTATTCATAAGGAGGGTGAAGCACGTGACGAAGGTAGCCGAAGGACAGGGAAAGACAATCTCTGA
- a CDS encoding radical SAM protein produces MRISEIFYSLQGEGILIGTPSSFVRTSGCNLRCRWCDTTYAQTGEGVEQTIDEIIEKVKGFGSRYVCITGGEPLLQKDIYKLINKLLENDYEVCVETNGSISIEEMPCSENLVVSMDIKCPSSGMADKMNLENLELLSQSDQLKFVVADRKDMLYAKEIIQKYEIQATIVMTPVGGLDLRPVAEWVLENKLQVRVLPQLHKIIWGDKRGV; encoded by the coding sequence ATGAGAATCTCCGAGATCTTCTATTCATTGCAGGGTGAAGGAATTCTTATCGGCACGCCGAGCTCCTTCGTGAGGACGTCGGGATGTAATCTGCGGTGCAGATGGTGCGACACGACGTATGCCCAAACTGGTGAGGGCGTTGAACAAACGATCGATGAGATTATTGAAAAGGTCAAGGGATTCGGCTCGCGATATGTCTGTATCACTGGTGGGGAGCCCCTGCTTCAGAAGGACATCTATAAATTGATCAATAAGCTGCTCGAAAATGATTATGAAGTTTGTGTAGAGACGAATGGGTCTATTTCGATCGAGGAAATGCCATGCTCTGAGAATCTAGTGGTGAGCATGGACATTAAATGTCCTTCATCAGGCATGGCGGATAAAATGAACCTTGAGAATCTCGAACTTCTTTCGCAATCGGATCAGTTGAAATTCGTTGTTGCTGACAGGAAGGATATGCTTTACGCTAAGGAAATCATACAGAAATATGAGATTCAGGCAACCATTGTTATGACGCCCGTCGGTGGTCTTGATCTGAGGCCGGTCGCTGAATGGGTACTGGAAAACAAGTTGCAAGTGCGTGTTCTGCCTCAATTACACAAGATAATCTGGGGAGATAAAAGGGGCGTTTGA
- the queC gene encoding 7-cyano-7-deazaguanine synthase QueC: MRRAIVLLSGGLDSTVTLAYAISKGYETIPLTFVYGQKHHRELRSAKEVVQYYKLKDHVILTLDPRIFSSSALVSSSLQIPEKKKVDEISEDVPSTYVPARNIIFLSIAAGLCETEMADAIFIGANSVDFSGYPDCRPEFFDAFRRVLEVGTKRGVGGKPPELETPILFLTKAEIVKLGKSLGAPLHLTWSCYKGGQKACGRCDSCLLRLKGFREAGLKDEIEYEVTE; the protein is encoded by the coding sequence ATGAGAAGGGCGATCGTCTTACTTTCTGGCGGTCTCGATTCCACCGTTACCCTAGCATACGCGATATCGAAAGGGTATGAGACAATTCCGCTTACATTCGTATATGGCCAAAAACATCATCGGGAGTTGAGATCAGCAAAGGAGGTCGTACAGTATTACAAATTGAAAGATCACGTGATACTAACTCTAGATCCAAGAATTTTCTCGTCGAGCGCACTGGTTTCATCTTCTTTGCAGATACCCGAAAAAAAGAAGGTCGATGAAATCAGCGAAGACGTCCCTTCAACGTATGTGCCAGCACGCAATATCATATTCCTGAGCATAGCTGCAGGTCTTTGCGAAACGGAAATGGCCGATGCGATCTTCATCGGTGCCAACTCAGTTGATTTCTCTGGGTATCCTGATTGCAGACCTGAATTCTTTGACGCGTTTCGCAGAGTTCTCGAGGTCGGGACAAAGAGGGGTGTCGGAGGAAAGCCCCCTGAATTAGAAACACCGATACTGTTTCTAACGAAAGCCGAGATAGTGAAATTGGGGAAATCGCTCGGTGCACCGTTGCACCTGACTTGGAGTTGTTACAAAGGTGGTCAAAAGGCATGTGGAAGATGCGATTCGTGTCTACTACGTTTAAAGGGATTTAGAGAAGCTGGTCTTAAAGACGAAATCGAATATGAGGTGACTGAATGA
- a CDS encoding 6-carboxytetrahydropterin synthase, with the protein MRLEIDGREANIKFSACHLITEHPKCGRLHGHVYVLRMIVHGEKGEHGMIMDFTELKRIMRRIVEEFDHRVLLAGNCPRMKITVGEEVIAETSGKRYVFPAEDVVIIDAEEASAEEVARVLLSRVLSEVKFPANVTKIEIGIDEERGQSAWVSHNIG; encoded by the coding sequence ATGCGATTAGAAATCGATGGAAGAGAGGCCAATATCAAGTTTTCTGCATGTCATCTTATCACAGAACACCCTAAATGCGGTCGCCTTCATGGTCACGTTTACGTGCTTAGGATGATCGTTCATGGGGAAAAAGGGGAACATGGAATGATCATGGATTTCACCGAGTTGAAAAGGATTATGAGAAGAATTGTTGAGGAATTCGATCATCGTGTCCTTTTGGCTGGCAATTGTCCGCGGATGAAAATCACGGTCGGGGAAGAGGTAATTGCTGAGACATCTGGCAAACGTTATGTTTTTCCAGCAGAGGATGTTGTCATAATCGATGCTGAGGAGGCGAGTGCCGAGGAAGTCGCCCGTGTTCTTCTCTCGCGAGTGTTATCGGAGGTTAAATTCCCTGCAAATGTAACGAAAATTGAAATAGGGATTGATGAAGAGCGTGGCCAAAGTGCTTGGGTCTCCCATAACATTGGATAG
- the mtxX gene encoding methanogenesis marker protein Mmp4/MtxX → MFTARTILDTARGSDARVGIGFVGDTQGAHRITSAAKRIGLGKPIIFNDPRRLVEALSSGEIDAAVRGNLDAHSTISAIKTIFSLDRIFRMALMQPRKGMIVLIGPVGVDEGWTVEDKIEMIDLGSRFLTNFNIEPKIGVLSGGRKGDRGRHPIVDKTLDDAEFIVRHFAGSGLDVKDCEILIENAILDRNLILAPDGISGNLIFRTLHFLGGWRALGAPVLNLEKVFIDTSRAKKSYIDSIALASAIAKMKR, encoded by the coding sequence GTGTTTACCGCACGCACGATTCTGGACACCGCAAGAGGTTCTGACGCAAGAGTTGGAATCGGATTTGTTGGGGATACTCAGGGCGCTCATCGCATCACTTCGGCCGCCAAGAGGATCGGGCTAGGTAAGCCCATTATATTCAATGATCCCAGGCGCCTGGTAGAAGCATTGAGTTCTGGCGAGATCGATGCAGCTGTCCGGGGGAACTTAGACGCTCATTCAACGATCTCCGCCATTAAGACTATTTTCTCATTGGACCGCATATTTAGAATGGCCCTTATGCAGCCCAGGAAAGGCATGATTGTCCTCATTGGTCCTGTTGGGGTTGACGAGGGGTGGACAGTGGAGGACAAAATCGAAATGATCGATCTTGGAAGTAGATTTCTCACGAATTTCAATATTGAACCGAAAATTGGAGTACTTTCTGGCGGGAGGAAAGGGGATCGAGGCAGACATCCTATTGTCGATAAGACGCTCGACGATGCAGAGTTCATTGTTCGGCATTTCGCCGGGTCTGGACTTGATGTGAAGGATTGTGAGATTCTCATCGAAAATGCTATTTTAGATCGAAATCTGATTCTTGCGCCTGATGGTATATCAGGTAATCTCATTTTCAGGACACTTCATTTTCTCGGCGGCTGGCGTGCCCTTGGAGCGCCTGTTTTAAATCTTGAAAAGGTCTTTATTGATACATCGAGGGCTAAGAAGAGTTACATTGATTCGATCGCACTCGCGTCAGCAATTGCGAAAATGAAAAGGTGA
- the dph2 gene encoding diphthamide biosynthesis enzyme Dph2, with translation MYDFKFDIVAKWINGRNARSVALQMPEGLKIYSQFIAEELGKRTNAAMLIIADPCYGACDIARDFSDFADVLVHFGHTEIPTLAYDDRILFVEIGADIHYQSHLVELLPKLENRVGLIATIPFLGELEKIKKWLEENGKQVFIGRRKGRAKYDGQVLGCDISAAKDISEVVDQFLFIGNGDFHPLAVSIETKKEVIIFDPITQQVRDLADLPERILRQRHAAISKASTAKKFLILVSTKIGQNRLELAMHLKEEAREHGRKADVVVMNEFNPDLLMPFEADAYVSTACPRLAIDDFLRYPKPILTPIEFEIAIGIRRWSDYHLDSF, from the coding sequence TTGTACGATTTCAAATTTGACATTGTGGCGAAATGGATCAATGGAAGAAATGCCAGATCTGTTGCTCTCCAGATGCCTGAGGGCCTCAAAATCTATTCACAATTCATTGCCGAGGAACTTGGAAAGAGGACCAATGCGGCTATGCTCATTATTGCTGATCCGTGTTATGGTGCGTGCGATATTGCAAGGGATTTTTCGGACTTTGCAGACGTTCTCGTGCACTTTGGTCATACAGAAATACCTACACTAGCATATGATGACCGAATTCTTTTTGTTGAGATCGGCGCAGATATTCATTATCAAAGCCATCTTGTCGAACTCCTTCCAAAGTTGGAGAACAGGGTTGGATTGATTGCAACGATTCCTTTCCTTGGGGAGCTCGAAAAAATCAAAAAATGGTTGGAAGAGAACGGCAAACAGGTCTTTATCGGAAGAAGAAAGGGTCGAGCAAAATATGATGGCCAAGTCTTGGGCTGCGATATTTCGGCGGCAAAGGACATCTCTGAAGTCGTTGACCAGTTTCTTTTTATCGGAAATGGTGATTTTCATCCACTGGCAGTCTCCATCGAAACTAAAAAAGAAGTTATAATCTTTGATCCAATTACTCAGCAGGTTCGCGACCTTGCAGACCTGCCCGAACGGATCCTCAGACAGAGGCATGCTGCGATCTCGAAAGCCTCGACCGCAAAAAAGTTCCTCATCCTTGTGAGCACGAAAATCGGGCAAAATAGGTTGGAACTCGCCATGCATCTGAAAGAAGAGGCGAGGGAACATGGTAGGAAAGCGGATGTTGTCGTAATGAATGAATTCAACCCCGATCTCTTGATGCCATTCGAAGCTGACGCCTATGTATCTACGGCTTGTCCCCGCCTTGCGATTGATGATTTTCTTAGATATCCGAAGCCTATTCTGACACCCATTGAATTTGAAATCGCGATCGGAATTAGACGATGGAGTGATTATCACCTCGATTCTTTTTAG
- a CDS encoding 50S ribosomal protein L16, translated as MARKPGRMYRQIKGQAYTRKEYMGGVPAPRISQFDIGNPAGDFPVVLSLRVKEPCQIRHTALEAARIAANRVLSKGVGTSNYHLKVRVYPHNVLREHKMATGAGADRVSGGMRAAFGKPVGTAARVQPDQPIITVRTTVQGVNAAKEALWRAAMKLPSPCYTQVEKGAELLT; from the coding sequence ATGGCACGGAAACCAGGAAGGATGTATCGCCAAATAAAGGGACAAGCATATACACGGAAGGAGTACATGGGAGGCGTCCCCGCTCCGCGCATTTCCCAGTTCGACATAGGGAATCCAGCAGGTGATTTTCCGGTTGTACTTTCCCTCAGAGTGAAAGAACCATGCCAGATACGACACACAGCTCTTGAGGCGGCGCGTATCGCAGCAAATAGGGTATTATCCAAAGGTGTAGGTACTTCCAATTATCACCTGAAGGTTAGGGTCTATCCTCACAATGTGCTGAGGGAACACAAGATGGCAACTGGAGCTGGTGCTGACCGAGTTTCAGGCGGAATGAGGGCGGCCTTTGGAAAACCAGTGGGTACAGCGGCGAGAGTTCAGCCCGATCAACCTATAATAACAGTGCGCACGACTGTGCAAGGAGTCAATGCCGCTAAAGAGGCTCTATGGCGCGCAGCGATGAAGCTGCCCTCCCCATGCTATACACAGGTTGAAAAGGGTGCAGAACTGCTGACCTAA